The sequence below is a genomic window from Halolamina litorea.
GCGGGAAGGAGAACCCCCTGATCAGGAAGTTCGAGGCCGGCTTCATCGCGGGTGTCAACCACGCCGACTCGGATATCGAGGTCCGAAGCGCCTACGCCGGCTCGTGGAACGACCCGGGCCGTGGCCAGGAGATCGCGGGCTCGATGTACGACGCCGGGGCCGACATCGTCTACCACGCCGCGGGTGCGACCGGCGGCGGAGTCTTCAGCGCGGCCGCGGAGCGCGGCCGCCTCGCCATCGGCGTCGACAGCGACCAGTCGCTCACGAGCGACGCGAGCCACGCCATCGTGGCCAGCATGGTCAAGCACGTCGACACCGCCGTGTTCAACGCGACCCAGGACGTCGTCAACGACGAGTTCCAGGGCGGTTCCAACATCGCCCTCGGCCTCGAGAAGGACGGCGTCGAGGCGGTCATCGGCACCGAGTACGAGGGTGAACTCCCGAGCGAGGTGACCGACGCGCTGGCCTCCTCGCAGGAAGCCATCCAGAACGGCGACATCGACGTGCCGACCGAGCCCGAGAACTGAGCCGCCCGCCGTGGCCGCCGCTCCCGGCCCCGCCGGGACGAACCACCCTCCAACCCACTATCACTAGATGAGCGCGCCAGCGGTCGACCTGAGACGGATCACCAAACGATTCCCGGGCGTCATCGCCAACGACGAGGTGGACCTTACCGTCGAACGCGGGAGCGTCCACGCCCTCCTCGGCGAGAACGGGGCCGGCAAGACGACGTTGATGAACGTCCTCTACGGCCTCTACCAGCCCACCGCCGGCACCGTCGTCATCGACGGCGAGGAGCGGGCGTTCGACTCACCCCGGGACGCGATAGACGCCGGTGTCGGCATGATCCACCAGCACTTCATGCTCGTGGAGCCGATGACCGTGACCCAGAACGTCGTCCTCGGCAACGAGCCCCGGAAGTGGGGCGGCCTCGCCGTCGACCGCCAGCGCGCCCGCGAGGAGGTCGCGGCGCTCGCCGACCGCTACGGCTTCGACGTCGACCCGACGGCGACCGTCGAGGACCTCTCGGTCGGCGAACAGCAGCGGATCGAGATCCTGAAGGCCCTCTACCGGGGGGCCGACGTGCTGATCCTGGACGAGCCGACCGCGGTTCTCACCCCACAGGAGGTCGAGGAACTGTTCGGCGTGTTCGAGGAACTGACCGACGCCGGCAAGACGATCATCTTCATCAGCCACAAGCTGAGCGAGGTGACCACCGCCGCAGACGAGGTGACCGTCCTCCGGGACGGGAAGAACGTCGGGTCCGTCGAGACCGACGACGTGACCGACACCGAACTCGCGGAGATGATGGTCGGCCGCGAGGTGCTGTTCGACACCGACAAACCGCCCGTCGAGGTCGGCTCGATCGGGCTCGCGGCGCGTGACCTCGTCGTCGAGGACGACCGCGGGGTCAGCGCCGTCGACGGCGTCGACCTCCAGGTCGCCGAGGGCGAGGTGTTCGGGATCGCCGGCGTCGACGGCAACGGGCAGTCGGAGCTCGTCGACGCTCTCACGGGGCTTCGAGCCCCCGCCGCCGGCCGGGTGTATCTCGGCGACGCGGACGTGACCGACGCCCCGCGGCGCCAGCGCATCGACGACGGGATGGCGTTCATCCCGGAGGACCGCCAAGCCCGCGGGCTGGTGATGAGCTACGACCTCACCGAGAACGGCCTGCTTGGCAGTCAGCGCGACCCACAGTTCGGGTCCGCAGGACGCATCCGGTGGGACGACGCCGAGGCCCACGCCGAGGAGATCATCGAGGAGTACGACGTCCGTCCCGCCGACACGGAAGCGTCGGCGGAATCGCTCTCGGGCGGGAACCAACAGAAGTTCATCGTCGGTCGGGAGTTCGCCCGCGACCCCGAGGCCGTCATCGCCTCCCACCCGACACGCGGCGTCGACGTGGGCAGCGTGGAGTTCATCCACGAGCGACTACTCGCCCTCCGGCAGGCGGGGACCGCGGTGCTGTTGGTCTCCTCGAAGCTCGACGAGGTCCGGAGCCTCTCGGACCGACTCGGCGTGATGCACGACGGGGAACTGGTGGACGTCGTCGACCCCGAGACCGTCACCGAGGAGCAGTTGGGCCTGTTGATGGCCGGCGAACGGCCGCCGGACGTGCCACGGGCTGTGACCCGCGCCGGGGGTGACCAATGAGTCCCGACTGGCTCCCGAAACCGATCGAGGGCGTGATCGACCGGCTCGTCGACGCTTCCGCCGGTGAACGCCTGCTCGTCAGCGTCGCCGCGCTGGTGACCGCGATCCTCCTCGGCGGGGTCGTGACGCTGGTCGCCGGCGTGTTCGCGGCGTGTGAGTCGCCGGCCGTCGGGGTGTTCTGTTACAACCCCCTCGCGGTGTACCGCTACCTGTTCCTCGCGCCGCTGTCGGACCCGTTCATCCTGCAGGAGACGCTGAAGAACTCCGCGCTGTTGCTGCTGACGGGGCTGGCCGTCGCCGTCTCGTTCCGCGCGGGGCTGTTCAACATCGGGACGCAGGGACAGCTCGTGCTGGGCGCACTCGCGGCCGCGCTGGTGGCGGTGCGGGTCGGACCCGCCGCGCCGGCAGGCCCGGTCGGCGGCGTGCTGATCGCCGTCACCGCCATGCTCGCCGGATCCATCGTCGGCGGGCTCTACGCCGCCATCCCGGGCGCGCTGAAAGCCTACGCCGACGCGAACGAGGTCATCACGACGATCATGCTCAACTTCATCGCCAGCGACGTGGCGTTCTTCCTGGTCTCGGCGTACTTCCAGAAGCCCGGATCGGGCAGTGTCGAGACGCGTGACGTGCCCGCGGCGGCCCGGTTCGGCCCGGAGATCGCGCTCGTGCTGGCGGTCGCGCTCGTGCTGGCGACCACCTACCTGCTCTGGGGAACGGCGTTCGGCTACGACCTCCGGACGGCGGGGATTCAGCCCGAAGCCGCCGACTACGCCGGCGTCGACGCCAAGCGGATGATCGTCACCAGCATGACCCTGTCGGGGGCCATCGGCGGCCTCGGCGGGGCGGTGTGGGTGTTGATGTCCGTCGGCCGCTGGGTCAACGGCGTCCCCGCGCTCGGCTTCGACGGCATCACCGTCTCGGTGCTCGCGAGCAACAACCCACTCGGGGTGCTGTTCGCCGGACCGCTGTTCGGTTCGATGCAGGCCGGGAGCCTCTCTATCGACTTCCAACTGGGCGTGCCCAGACAGCTCGTCGGAGTGATCCGGGGCCTGGTGATCCTGCTGGTCGCCATGCCGGAGTTCTTCCGGACACTCGGGGTTCGCTGGAACATGGGGGAGGGCCAATGAGGTCCCTCGTCCGCTTCGCGCTGTTCGCGGTGGCCGCGCTCGGTCTGGGTGTGCTGCTGGTCGTCGGCCGGCTGTTCCCCGGGACCGCCGTCGGCGAGTTCGCGGCGGTCCTCGACGCCAGCTACGCCGCCTCCGCGCTGCGGCTCTCGGTCCCCATCGCGTTCGCCGCGCTCGGGGGCATCTTCGCCGAACGCAGCGGCGTCATCAACATCGGGCTGGAGGGGCTGCTGATCGTCTCGGCGTTTACCGGCGTCGCCGTTGCCCACTGGCTGACCGGCGACGGGCCGGTCGCCGTCGGCGCGGGCGTGATCCTGCTGCTGCTGCTCGCGCTGCTGCTCGTAATCGCCGGCGCTGCCCTCGGCCTGCTCGGCGACGATCGCTCGGAGATCGCGGTCCGTGGCGGCGGCGGCCTGCTGGCGACGGCCGTCCTCGCCGGACTCACCGTCGTGCTCGCGGGGCCGACGCTGGCGGCGACGTGGCTGGCGTTCTACGCCGCCGTGCTCGTCAGTACCGGCTTCGCGCTGCTGTTCGCGGTGGTCACCATCGAGTACCGCGCCGATCAGGTGATCGCCGGGCTGGCGGTCTGGCTGATCGCGCTCGGCGCGGCGCCCTTTGCCAGCAACGTCATCTGGGGCGCGGTGAACTCCCCGGGCGTCGACACCCTCGGGACGTGGACGACGCCGGTGCTCTCGGAGCTACCGGTGGTCGGCTCGGTGCTGTTCGACGCCGAACCCATCGTCTACTTCCTCCTGCTGGCGACGCCGCTCTCGTGGTACACGCTCGCCCACACCTCCTTTGGCTACTGGGTGCGGGCAAGCGGGGAGAACCCGAAGGCGCTCGACACCGCCGGCGTCGACGTGCGCCGGGTCCGCTACGCCGCCGTCCTGCTCTCCGGGGTCTTCTCGGGGATCGGCGGCGCGGGCCTCTCGCTGGGCCGCGTCGGGAGCTTCGTCGGCAGCGGGTCGACGATGATCGACGGCCGTGGCTGGATCGGCATCACGGCGATGCTGTTCGGCAACTACAACCCCTTCGGCGCGTTCGGCGCGTCGCTGCTGTTCGCGTCGCTCGACGCGCTGCAGTTCCGCCTGCAGCAGTTGGACTACGCCGTGCCGGACTCGCTGATGCAGACGGTGCCGTACGTCACCGTCATCCTCGTGCTCGCGCTGGTCGGTCGGACCCGCACGCCCGACGCCGCCGGTGAGCACTACGAGGCCGACGAGGACTGACCGGGCGATCCGGACGGCGTTTTTTCGAAGGCGCAGCGCCCCCCCGCCTTCGTGATAAAGAGTTTTGCACCCTCCCACCCGAGGGTTCCCAAATGAGTACCCACGAGTACGACATCGTCGTCGTCGGTTCCGGCACCTCGGGTTGCTACGCGGCCGCGACGGCGGCCCGCGAGGGCCTCGACGTGGCGGTCGTCGAGCGGAAGGACGCCGAGGAGGCGGGCCACATCGCCTGCGGCGACGCGCTGAAGGGGGCCGACACGTTCCCGGACGCGATCCCCAAATCGAAGATCGAGTCCTCTTTCACCAACACCGCCGTCGACCACGGCCGCTTCGAGATCCCCTCGGAGGACACGGTCCTGAACATCCCCGTGCCCGGCGAACTCGCGGTCATCGACCGCTGGGAGTTCGGTCGCAAGATCATCGAGGCCACCGAGGCCGCCGGCGCGGAGTTCCACTACGACACCGTCGTCACGGACGTGCTGCAGGACGCCTCGGGGCGCGTACAGGGCGTTCGAGGCAAGCGCAAGGGCGAGGTCGAGGAGTTCCACGCCGAGATCACCATCGACGCCGCCGGGGCGCTCTCGGTGATCCAGGACAACGCGGACCTCTCCGGGGCGACCTTCGACACGAACGTCTCCTACTCGCAGTTCTGCTCTGCCTACCGCGAGATCGTCGAGGTACCCGAGCCCGTCGACTGGGACGACGCGCTCGTGTTCAAGCCGACCGACCGCGCCTCGGGCTACCTCTGGTACTTCCCGCGCACACCGACGACGATCAACGTCGGCCTCGGCTTCCAGATGACCGAGGAGCCGATGAAGCTGGTTCAGGACCTCCGGAAGGACATGCAGAACCGCGCCGAGTTCGAGGGCGCGGAGGTCGTCGACAAACTCGGCGCCGCACTCCCGACCCGCCGACCGTACGACTCGGCGACGGCGCCGGGGATGGTCGCCGTTGGCGACGCCGCCGGCCTCGTCAACCCCACCACCGGCGGCGGGATCGCCGGTGCCGCCTACTCCGGCCAGTACGCCGCCGAGGAGGCCATCGCGGCCATCTCGGGCGGTCGCGCCGGCGAGGAACTCTGGCGCTACAACGAGCGCGTGATGGAGCACTTCGGCGCGCGCTACGCCGCACTCGACGTGTACAACGTGCTCTCGACGGCCGTCGAGGTCGACGAACTCACGTCGATGCTCGCCTCGCTGCCGGGCGAACCGATCGCCGAGGCGCTCTACTCCGGGAAGGCCTCGATCGGTCCGCGAACCGCACTCCAGACGCTCCGTGGGGCGATCGGCCACCTCGACCAGCTTTGGGAGATCTATCAGGTCCGCAACCTGGCGGAGGAACTGCTGAGCCACTACGAGTCCTACCCCGATCGGCCGTCGGCGCTGCCGCGCTGGCAGGACCAGCGCGACTCGATCATGGAGCGCGTCTACGAGCGGACGGGCGCCGATCCGAAGTACTAGACCACGACTTTTTGCTGCGGTCGCTCGGTCGCCGGATACAGAGCAGTCGTTTCGTCGGACTGAACGCATCCGAGCGGCCAAAAGGGCGTTTACCGGTTCGGTACCGCTGGGGGCTTTCGCAGGGTCAGTCCTCGCTTTCGCTCAGGGACTCGATGGCGCCCGCAAGCGTCTCGACGCCGATGGTCAGCGAGTCCTCGTCCACGTCGAACTCGGAGGTGTGGTGGCCGCCCGGGTGGTCCGTCCCGAGGCCGACGTAGCAGGCCTTCCCGCCCTGCTCTTGTACACGGTTCATCAGGAAGGTCGCGTCCTCGCTGCCGCCGAGTTCGTCGTGCTCGACGATGGAGTCCACGCCCTCGACGCTCCCGGCGGCGTCGCCGATCAACGCTGCGAGTTCGTCGTCGCTCTCCGCGGAGGGGGCTCGGGAGTTCAGGCTCCGTTCGGCGCTCACGTCGTGCATGTCGGCGGCGGCGTCGACGACGCGGCCGGTCTCGTCCCACATGTACTCCATCAGTTCGGTCGTCTGGCCGCGGACCTCACACTCCATGGCGGCCTCGGCGGCGACGATGTTCGAGGCGGTGCCGCCCTCGACGACGCCGGCGTTGACCCGAGTGGGGCCGTCGGCGTGGCGCGGGATCGCGTACATGTTCGTGATCGCCGCCGCCATCGCCTGAATCGCGTTGTCGCCCTCCTCGGGGTGGGCACCGGCGTGGGCCGGCGATCCCTCGAACTCGACTTCGAAGCCCGAAACGGCGAGGAACCCGCCCATTCCCGTGACGATCTCGCCGGTCGGGTGGTCGAGGCCGATGTGGACCGCGTAGAGGAAGTCCACGTCGTCGAGGTGGCCCGATCGGGACATCGGGCCGCCGCCGGCGACGCGCTCCTCTGCGGGCTGGAAGAAGACTTTGAGCGTCCCCGAGAAGTCGCTGTGGCGCACGGCGTCGAGCACGCCGAGGCCGACCGTCGCGTGGGCGTCGTGGCCGCAGGCGTGCATGTAGCCCTCGTTCTCCGAGCGGAAGCCCGCCGCGGCGGGGGCGTGGGACTCCTCGTCGCTCTCCGGGATCGGGAGGCCGTCGATGTCGACGCGGAGGCCGACGGTCGGCCCCTCGCCCTGTTCGATGACGGCGACGGCGCCGGTGTTGCCGCCGTCGAGGCGTTCGACGAGGTCGGCGTCGGCGCCGGCGTCGACGGCGCGGTCCTTCCATTCGTCGCGGGTGGCTTGGTCGGGAAGCGACATGCGGGGCTCGTCGCTCTCCTCCAGCGCGTCCGGGCCGACGTGGAGTTCGTCCACGTCGCGGGCCCGGAGCTCCTCGACGATTCGGGCGGTCGTGTAGAACTCACACCACGCGGGCTCGGGGTGGCGGTGGAGGTCACGGCGGGTCTCTGTCAGGGCGTCGGCGTCTACGTTCACAGCCGACCGGTGGGCTGGCGGGCGCTTAAACCTCGGCGTGTCGGCAGCGGCCGCCCGGCGCACAGGCGGTGGAAAACCGACACTTCGACAGGACGGGCCGTTTATCAGGCCGCCCCTCCGCAGCAATTCCATGAGCGATACGACCACCGAGGAATCGCCGCTCCGGTTCCGTGGGGGGCCGGCAGCAAGCACCATCCCGATCGGGGTGTTCGTCCTCTGGGCCGTCTTCCAGTCGGGCGTGCTCGGGATCGGTGACACGGCCGGCCTCGTCGTCGGGATGCTCGTCGGGCTGATCGCCGGACTGCCGTTCGTCCGCGGGGACTGGAAGACCTACGCCGACGCGATCTTCGAGGGGATGACCCAGAAAGTCGCCGCTACCGCCGCCGTCGCGTGGCTCTGGGCGGGCATGTTCGCGAACACCATCCAAGCCGGCGGGTTCGTCGACGGCCTCGTCTGGGCGGCCAACG
It includes:
- a CDS encoding geranylgeranyl reductase family protein yields the protein MSTHEYDIVVVGSGTSGCYAAATAAREGLDVAVVERKDAEEAGHIACGDALKGADTFPDAIPKSKIESSFTNTAVDHGRFEIPSEDTVLNIPVPGELAVIDRWEFGRKIIEATEAAGAEFHYDTVVTDVLQDASGRVQGVRGKRKGEVEEFHAEITIDAAGALSVIQDNADLSGATFDTNVSYSQFCSAYREIVEVPEPVDWDDALVFKPTDRASGYLWYFPRTPTTINVGLGFQMTEEPMKLVQDLRKDMQNRAEFEGAEVVDKLGAALPTRRPYDSATAPGMVAVGDAAGLVNPTTGGGIAGAAYSGQYAAEEAIAAISGGRAGEELWRYNERVMEHFGARYAALDVYNVLSTAVEVDELTSMLASLPGEPIAEALYSGKASIGPRTALQTLRGAIGHLDQLWEIYQVRNLAEELLSHYESYPDRPSALPRWQDQRDSIMERVYERTGADPKY
- a CDS encoding ABC transporter permease translates to MSPDWLPKPIEGVIDRLVDASAGERLLVSVAALVTAILLGGVVTLVAGVFAACESPAVGVFCYNPLAVYRYLFLAPLSDPFILQETLKNSALLLLTGLAVAVSFRAGLFNIGTQGQLVLGALAAALVAVRVGPAAPAGPVGGVLIAVTAMLAGSIVGGLYAAIPGALKAYADANEVITTIMLNFIASDVAFFLVSAYFQKPGSGSVETRDVPAAARFGPEIALVLAVALVLATTYLLWGTAFGYDLRTAGIQPEAADYAGVDAKRMIVTSMTLSGAIGGLGGAVWVLMSVGRWVNGVPALGFDGITVSVLASNNPLGVLFAGPLFGSMQAGSLSIDFQLGVPRQLVGVIRGLVILLVAMPEFFRTLGVRWNMGEGQ
- a CDS encoding ABC transporter ATP-binding protein, coding for MSAPAVDLRRITKRFPGVIANDEVDLTVERGSVHALLGENGAGKTTLMNVLYGLYQPTAGTVVIDGEERAFDSPRDAIDAGVGMIHQHFMLVEPMTVTQNVVLGNEPRKWGGLAVDRQRAREEVAALADRYGFDVDPTATVEDLSVGEQQRIEILKALYRGADVLILDEPTAVLTPQEVEELFGVFEELTDAGKTIIFISHKLSEVTTAADEVTVLRDGKNVGSVETDDVTDTELAEMMVGREVLFDTDKPPVEVGSIGLAARDLVVEDDRGVSAVDGVDLQVAEGEVFGIAGVDGNGQSELVDALTGLRAPAAGRVYLGDADVTDAPRRQRIDDGMAFIPEDRQARGLVMSYDLTENGLLGSQRDPQFGSAGRIRWDDAEAHAEEIIEEYDVRPADTEASAESLSGGNQQKFIVGREFARDPEAVIASHPTRGVDVGSVEFIHERLLALRQAGTAVLLVSSKLDEVRSLSDRLGVMHDGELVDVVDPETVTEEQLGLLMAGERPPDVPRAVTRAGGDQ
- a CDS encoding ABC transporter permease; this encodes MRSLVRFALFAVAALGLGVLLVVGRLFPGTAVGEFAAVLDASYAASALRLSVPIAFAALGGIFAERSGVINIGLEGLLIVSAFTGVAVAHWLTGDGPVAVGAGVILLLLLALLLVIAGAALGLLGDDRSEIAVRGGGGLLATAVLAGLTVVLAGPTLAATWLAFYAAVLVSTGFALLFAVVTIEYRADQVIAGLAVWLIALGAAPFASNVIWGAVNSPGVDTLGTWTTPVLSELPVVGSVLFDAEPIVYFLLLATPLSWYTLAHTSFGYWVRASGENPKALDTAGVDVRRVRYAAVLLSGVFSGIGGAGLSLGRVGSFVGSGSTMIDGRGWIGITAMLFGNYNPFGAFGASLLFASLDALQFRLQQLDYAVPDSLMQTVPYVTVILVLALVGRTRTPDAAGEHYEADED
- a CDS encoding amidohydrolase; amino-acid sequence: MNVDADALTETRRDLHRHPEPAWCEFYTTARIVEELRARDVDELHVGPDALEESDEPRMSLPDQATRDEWKDRAVDAGADADLVERLDGGNTGAVAVIEQGEGPTVGLRVDIDGLPIPESDEESHAPAAAGFRSENEGYMHACGHDAHATVGLGVLDAVRHSDFSGTLKVFFQPAEERVAGGGPMSRSGHLDDVDFLYAVHIGLDHPTGEIVTGMGGFLAVSGFEVEFEGSPAHAGAHPEEGDNAIQAMAAAITNMYAIPRHADGPTRVNAGVVEGGTASNIVAAEAAMECEVRGQTTELMEYMWDETGRVVDAAADMHDVSAERSLNSRAPSAESDDELAALIGDAAGSVEGVDSIVEHDELGGSEDATFLMNRVQEQGGKACYVGLGTDHPGGHHTSEFDVDEDSLTIGVETLAGAIESLSESED